The Rhizobium sp. ZPR4 DNA segment GCAAAATGACCTATGCAATTGGCTCTTTACGAGCCACCTGTATTGCAAAAGGCTACTCTATGAGAACGACAAGGGCGCTCTCGAAAGCATCAGAGCCACACATATGACGCTACTTTCAGACCTACTAGCGTCTCCACGACCGGGAGGCGTCTCGCACAAAACTACGAGTTTGTCAGGTCCGCCATATTGGAGGAGCTGGCTACGGCGAATGAGACCTTCGACCCGCAACGGCTTAGCCTAGATATTGATCGCACCCGCATCACGCCAAACTGTTCGCATCGGCCAGAAATCGTAAGCAGGTTTCACCACAGCGAACTTAAAATATCATTCTTTGCAGTCACAGCTCACCGAGCCGATCTTTGTCGCCGCTGCACCATTGCAACAGGAAGGTCGCCCAATCTCACCGGGATCTATTCAGATACCTTTTGCTTTCCAAAGACGATGCTGAGATAGGTCTCGCCCGAGCGGACAACGTGATTGCGCATCAAGCGTTCGGCCAAATCCGCATCGCCGGCAACGATCGCATCAGCGATGCCTGCGTGTTCATCCAGGGCCTTCCGCCGCTCCGCCGGATCGAGATGGATGATGCGGCGAATGCTTGCATCGTAAAATTGCTGGCGCTCGATAAGCTTCGCGAGATAGCCGCAGCGCGAACTGCGATGGATGTGGTCATGAAACGTCTCGTTGAGCGCGATCAGCTGATCGGCATCTCCGGATTTGGTTGCCGTTTTCATGACATCCACCGTGGCAAGAAGCTCAGTTCCCGATGGCTTGTCTATGCGCCTGGCGGCGAGACGCGCGATCATCGATTCCAGCGCGGCGCGGGCAAGGATCATTTCTTCGGCCCATTGCATGCTGAACCTGATCGCAATGCCGCGACGTGGCAAGGTTTCGACCAAGCCTTCCATTTCGATCTGGCGCAGTGCCTCCTTGATCGGCGTCGTGCTGACGCCGAACTGCTCTGCCAGCTGTCGTTCGTTGAGCCTTTCGCCCGCAGCAAAGGCGCCTGACAAGATCGCACTTCTGATCGCGCGATAGACATGGTCCCGCACGGTAAGCTGAAAAGCCGGATCAATTCGTTCAAAGGCCGCCACGCGACCCACGCCCTGCTTTGCTTCGATCATTTTTGAATCTCGTTGACATGACTTCAATAGCGTGACATCTGGTATATCAGATTTCAGATTTCTGTCGACATCGGAATTCGGCAGTCGAAATTACCAGAAGAGGTTGAGGAGCCTTGAGGAGGACCTGCCATGCAAAGAGATCCGGCACACCTGGCAGGCTTGATTAGCCAGTTTCTGCCGCCAACAGGCCCTGCTCTTTGAGACACTGATATCAAGTCACAAGCCTGTTTCAGGCGCCGCCCTCTTGCGATTGCCCTTCAGCCGCCAACGAGACGCCCGACTACCGGAGAGCTCCCGATGCTCCGAAAGGTTC contains these protein-coding regions:
- a CDS encoding GntR family transcriptional regulator → MIEAKQGVGRVAAFERIDPAFQLTVRDHVYRAIRSAILSGAFAAGERLNERQLAEQFGVSTTPIKEALRQIEMEGLVETLPRRGIAIRFSMQWAEEMILARAALESMIARLAARRIDKPSGTELLATVDVMKTATKSGDADQLIALNETFHDHIHRSSRCGYLAKLIERQQFYDASIRRIIHLDPAERRKALDEHAGIADAIVAGDADLAERLMRNHVVRSGETYLSIVFGKQKVSE